From one Caldichromatium japonicum genomic stretch:
- a CDS encoding CRISPR-associated helicase/endonuclease Cas3: MEGDPRVDHSTAGAKELKTLLENTPQKVFAQLLVYPILGHHAGLPDYGSETDLEGSTVCGRLKNNIPHYGEYKSELDLSALPFPQRLPIRPLRLPVIPEKPPKDYFGFSLSFLTRMIYSALVDADFQETETYMKGARPRGGHDDIPALRDKLDAHLNQFANPTSDINRKRNEILQACIEKGKTEKPGFFSLTVPTGGGKTLASMAFALHHAAEHGLKRVIYVIPFTTIIEQKMWMMLSAA, encoded by the coding sequence CTGGAGGGCGATCCGCGCGTAGACCATTCAACAGCGGGCGCGAAGGAACTGAAAACCCTGCTTGAAAACACGCCGCAAAAAGTCTTTGCCCAACTTTTGGTGTATCCCATCCTGGGACATCACGCGGGCTTGCCTGATTACGGCAGCGAGACCGACCTGGAAGGCAGCACCGTTTGCGGGCGGTTGAAAAACAACATCCCCCATTACGGCGAATACAAGAGTGAGTTGGATTTGTCGGCATTACCATTTCCACAGCGCTTGCCCATCCGTCCGTTGCGACTGCCAGTTATTCCCGAAAAGCCGCCTAAAGATTATTTTGGATTTTCGCTTTCCTTCCTGACGCGCATGATTTACTCGGCGCTGGTGGACGCCGACTTTCAGGAAACCGAAACTTACATGAAGGGCGCAAGGCCGCGCGGCGGACATGACGACATCCCAGCCCTGCGCGACAAACTGGATGCGCACCTTAATCAATTCGCAAACCCGACCAGCGACATCAACCGCAAGCGCAATGAGATACTTCAAGCGTGCATCGAGAAAGGAAAAACCGAAAAGCCTGGCTTCTTCTCGCTCACCGTACCGACGGGCGGCGGCAAGACGCTGGCTTCGATGGCGTTTGCCCTGCATCACGCCGCTGAACACGGCTTGAAGCGCGTCATCTACGTTATCCCGTTCACCACCATTATCGAGCAGAAGATGTGGATGATGCTATCTGCGGCGTAG
- a CDS encoding CRISPR-associated helicase/endonuclease Cas3, with product MRIAGVFKGFLGEENVLEHHSNFDWEGKKREDVDNRTNSVLAKLKLAAENWDIPIVVTTNVQFFESLFANKSSRCRKLHNIAKSVIIFDEAQMLPREYMRPAMAAVWELVTNYGASAVFCTATQPGLERFLPAETKVTELAPNPQELFDFYKRVEVKHLGTLTDEELLARLNAHEQALCIVNTRRHASGLFSGLRGEGNYHLSTLMCPAHRREKLKEVEQRLKDKQPCRVVSTTVMEAGIDVDFPVGYRALSGLDSINQAAGRVNREMKRGVSEMFVFEPKFGIHQENAVLPETDSRSRPHGLA from the coding sequence GTGCGGATTGCGGGCGTCTTCAAAGGCTTTTTGGGCGAAGAAAACGTGCTGGAACATCACTCCAATTTCGATTGGGAGGGCAAGAAACGCGAGGACGTCGATAACCGCACCAATAGCGTCCTTGCCAAACTCAAACTGGCGGCGGAGAACTGGGACATCCCCATCGTGGTCACAACCAATGTGCAGTTTTTTGAGTCGCTGTTTGCCAACAAATCATCGCGCTGTCGCAAATTGCACAACATCGCCAAAAGCGTGATTATCTTCGACGAAGCCCAAATGCTGCCGCGCGAATATATGCGTCCTGCAATGGCGGCGGTGTGGGAACTGGTGACCAACTACGGCGCGAGTGCGGTCTTTTGCACCGCCACCCAGCCAGGGCTGGAGCGCTTCCTGCCCGCAGAGACAAAGGTCACCGAACTGGCGCCCAACCCGCAGGAATTGTTCGACTTTTACAAGCGCGTGGAAGTGAAACATTTGGGAACACTGACTGATGAGGAATTGCTCGCCCGTCTGAACGCGCACGAGCAAGCCCTGTGCATCGTCAACACCCGCCGCCACGCCAGCGGATTGTTCAGCGGGCTGCGCGGTGAAGGGAATTACCACCTTTCGACGCTGATGTGTCCTGCGCACCGCAGAGAGAAGTTGAAGGAGGTTGAGCAAAGACTGAAGGACAAACAGCCCTGTCGCGTGGTTTCCACAACGGTAATGGAGGCGGGCATTGACGTGGATTTTCCCGTCGGTTACCGCGCCCTGAGCGGGCTGGATTCCATCAACCAGGCAGCGGGGCGCGTCAACCGCGAGATGAAGCGCGGCGTGAGCGAGATGTTCGTTTTCGAGCCAAAGTTCGGCATTCATCAAGAAAACGCCGTCCTTCCTGAAACAGACAGCAGAAGTCGCCCGCATGGTCTTGCGTGA
- a CDS encoding WYL domain-containing protein, with protein sequence MERILNALLTGETFEIPAAFNDERLLKHAWGIWYADRPPLTVKLRFFPNPAVIQRLEESVWHPLERVEPTEDGGRMWSVEIAEWREMLPWIRGWGADVEVLEPKELREALEKEARRLARVYGVGSLSEPKTRFFAHRRAGEDRENWQPLIDHLRKTAEMARDFGADANVADLAYIAGLIHDLVSKAAGGRSARRPFNSGREGTENPA encoded by the coding sequence ATCGAGCGCATCCTGAACGCCCTTTTAACCGGAGAGACCTTTGAGATCCCCGCCGCGTTTAACGATGAGCGGCTGCTCAAACACGCCTGGGGCATCTGGTACGCCGACCGTCCGCCCCTCACGGTCAAACTGCGCTTCTTCCCCAACCCCGCGGTGATTCAACGCCTGGAGGAAAGCGTTTGGCACCCATTGGAACGGGTTGAACCGACCGAAGACGGCGGGCGCATGTGGAGCGTGGAGATTGCCGAATGGCGCGAAATGCTCCCTTGGATTCGCGGCTGGGGGGCGGATGTGGAGGTGTTGGAGCCAAAGGAATTGCGCGAGGCGCTGGAGAAGGAGGCGCGGAGGCTGGCGAGGGTGTATGGGGTGGGAAGTCTCAGCGAGCCAAAAACGCGTTTCTTTGCCCATCGCCGCGCTGGGGAAGACCGTGAAAACTGGCAGCCGCTGATTGACCATTTGCGAAAAACCGCCGAAATGGCGCGCGACTTTGGCGCGGACGCCAATGTAGCAGATTTAGCATACATCGCGGGGTTGATTCACGACCTAGTTTCAAAAGCGGCTGGAGGGCGATCCGCGCGTAGACCATTCAACAGCGGGCGCGAAGGAACTGAAAACCCTGCTTGA